The following proteins come from a genomic window of Tepidiforma thermophila:
- a CDS encoding YbaN family protein, with amino-acid sequence MGELEGSAAVPRQATTRGVRRWVYVGLGSALVGIGILGLFLPLLPSTVFFLGAAGLYGKSSPGAYRWLTTNRWFGRHLRDYKEQRGATVGAKVWSIATLWVGIGVSEYFIDMPWVQLALIAIGVAVTLHLVTLRTIRKSS; translated from the coding sequence ATGGGAGAATTGGAAGGTTCGGCCGCTGTGCCGCGGCAGGCGACAACGCGGGGCGTCCGCCGGTGGGTCTACGTGGGGCTGGGAAGCGCGCTGGTGGGTATCGGCATCCTGGGGCTGTTCCTGCCGCTGTTGCCATCGACGGTATTTTTCCTCGGAGCTGCGGGGCTGTACGGGAAGAGTTCGCCGGGGGCGTACCGGTGGCTCACGACCAACCGGTGGTTCGGGCGGCACCTGCGGGATTACAAGGAGCAGCGCGGGGCGACGGTGGGGGCGAAAGTGTGGTCCATCGCCACGCTCTGGGTCGGCATCGGGGTGAGCGAGTACTTTATCGACATGCCGTGGGTGCAGCTGGCGCTCATTGCGATTGGCGTAGCGGTGACGCTTCACCTGGTGACGCTGCGGACCATCCGGAAGTCATCCTAG
- a CDS encoding EVE domain-containing protein encodes MPRNWIVVGSPEIFETTRALGFTRHGFKSTRRNMANSIQPGDLLAFYISGRKQFAAICRVTSPVVEEHTRIWQSAKKPDELYPYRAGIEPVIVLPEDRWLDAEPYHDRFRWTQRWPRANWTLAYQGNLHEIPQEDMDLLLADFERAARGETAPTA; translated from the coding sequence ATGCCGCGCAACTGGATCGTCGTCGGCTCCCCCGAAATCTTCGAAACCACCCGCGCCCTCGGCTTCACCCGCCACGGCTTCAAGAGCACCCGCCGCAACATGGCAAACAGCATCCAGCCCGGCGACCTGCTCGCTTTCTACATCTCAGGACGCAAGCAGTTCGCCGCTATTTGCCGCGTCACTTCCCCGGTCGTCGAGGAGCACACGCGCATCTGGCAGAGCGCGAAGAAGCCCGACGAGCTCTACCCCTACCGCGCCGGCATCGAACCCGTCATCGTCCTGCCCGAAGACCGCTGGCTCGATGCCGAGCCCTACCACGACCGCTTCCGCTGGACCCAGCGCTGGCCCCGCGCCAACTGGACCCTCGCCTACCAGGGCAACCTGCACGAAATCCCGCAGGAAGACATGGACCTGCTGCTCGCCGATTTCGAACGCGCCGCCCGCGGCGAAACCGCCCCTACCGCCTAG